tccttggaTGGCCTCCTGACACATTAAAATTAACCTAAACAAAACAGTAACTAACGCCAAACAGTATGCTTGTTCCAACACCTTGTCTCTCATTTCTTAGCACCTATGTCAACCGCTCTACGCATTATTGCCAGTAAATAGTCTTTGACATTCGGCGGAGCAGGGCTGGTAGGGTCTTCACTGGGAGGCCACATTGGCTGGTGCGAGTCAGGATGATCGAAAAAGCCAAACGTGACACGATGTAGTCGCCCGGGCTGGTATTCACTGGGCACAACGACGCGATGCATCTGAACAAACAGAAGACACAAGAGTAAATAGACATCCTTGGCATCACATTTTCGTGTCCGTACTAAACAATGAAAAGCTGATTGTGTATACAGCATCTCTTCACAACCTCTATCTGGATGGGAATGGAGGCGTCCGCTATGCCAACGCCATCCTCTACCATCACGGATACCACCTCCCTTTCTTATATGGAAGTCAATTGATACAGAGAACCTAAAGAGGAAAGCTCGTTCCATTAAAGTTATAATGTTAGGTGCTGAATAACCTAGCGATCCTCTCTGAACACCGACTCACCGGTGCTTTGAACCTCTTGTAGGAGTGGAAGTGGAGGAACTCCCCCGCCAGTAACAGTATGGTGCCGGGAACGTAGGGCACGTCCGCCCACTGCCCAGCTGAGTCACGAACCTGCCAACATTGAGGTGCTGCACCTATGACACGTATCGCGAGAGTTGTTCCTACTATGATTCACGTCTTGgctttttctcttaatttatccAGGAAGTAGTAGACTTGGTATCACGAGGTAGTAAACATAGGCAAGCAAGACTTTATCTCCACTTAATGATTTGATTGAATTTctaatattcatttatttatttatttacgttacTATTCACTTACCTGCAAGCCTTTCGAGTCATTGCTATAAAGAAGGGATATAGTAGTGTAATCAGAGTGAGCACCGAATCCAACCACGTCCTCTTGATTACCAGAGGCCAGTGGGTAATAGTTTAGACGGTAAGTGCTGAGGCTGTTCTTGGTACCGCTGTCCTGGTGCATGTTCACGAAGTAATCTCGATTCTTTCCTGAAAAATGttcataattaaaaagaaagatgcaTTAAAGTCTTCCAGATAATAATGACATTCGTAATGTAAACCTAAAACAATGACTATTTGCTTAGAAATTTCTATCATTCTTGCTCTTTCTTCTGTTATATgtaaaaggtaataaaaaatttATGAATATGGATTTGTCTTGTGAAATGTTCGCATATCGTCATATTCCGTCCATTACACACCTAAAACTCAGTGTTTTTACAAGATAATGTGATCATAGCTtgatttctctgggtctctcaTGATAGGTTTACTTTCAtagaaatataagagaaaacaaaaaaaaagtatcaataactttttttttcgatttttgtcATAtaatatgtacttttttttttatatttattgatctatttagaTGCACAAAAAGATGCTTCTTACATTATACTTCATACATTTTCAAAAAGAAACAATCGTGAAATATAGTAAAATTCATAGTGTTTGCATGGGCCCTGACCCGACTGAGTCTCATGCTGACCTACCCCAGGACGACTCTCGGCCTTGATACACGACCCCCTGgtcaagaagagagaaaatccaGGAAAATCGCAGACAATATGGTTAATTTATTTGACCCGGGCCGAGAGTAGTCCACCAATCACGTACAATACTTCTGTCACGTGGTTTAGGAGGAAAATGTGTGAAGGTAAGGTGTGAGTCCTGGGTGTTTCCCCGGGGGACCAACACACCTAGCGAAGTCCGGCGAGGTGCGAACATGTTTGGATCGCGTCACCCACACAGTCATGTGCGTCATTGTGGTTTGCGAgcacacacaataataaataatatatggtACAGTTGCTCAAAATGCAGCAATTTGCATTTCTTATTATACTACTCGTTATGTTGCAGCTTTATGAAActatggaaaaggaagaattcCTAGAGGATGAAACTTTGTTTGGAGTTGATTTTCATTTTTGACAAATATTTGAATATcgaattttaatgtttttcctcgaacaataaaaatattgatttactattttataaaaaaaataaaaacatagcCTTTAATCTCCTATCCTCCCTAATTAAAATGCTTTTTTAATAAAAGAAATTGGTCAATAACTAggggagaatataaaaaaaaataagcaattgACATGTGATCGGCACATTTTCCAATCGCCCTTCAGTCTAACTTTTCGCAACACTGAACCTCCAGAGGCCACCAGCACAACAAGCGCCACGACGAAGGTCTGGCGACAATACTTACCCACactgagggcgaggcaggtcaTCAGCCTCCGAGAGAGGGTGCGACAAAACTCATGCAGAGGCACTAAAGGCACCATAAACGACGGGGCTTCCTCATCACACGAGCTGTAACTGTCTGGCTTAAAGAGAAAGCTTTCATGCAGCTCAGGACCTGCTCCAGCATATCTGCAGAAAATGTTAAGTCGTTAGGGATAATATAGAAGTGAAGCCCGTTAACCTCCGTCCCTGGAAAATTAGGTATACCTACATTTCATGATTATTTCTTGGTAAAACCATCAAATACATGGAATGTAAATTACgctgtattttcacctttcgGAGTTCATCTTGATGTATCCATGTAAATTCGTATCTTCAGCCCAACGAATCTTAACCTCTTCTTGCTGTTTGAAGAAAGCAACACCAGTGGACAGCATTTCATTGATCTGAAACAGTGAACCACCAGTGCTACAGTAGTACCTTCTTTACAACCCCACCGGCATCACCATCACATTGACCAAATATCACCATTttcaacatcaacatcatccACGCATAGAGGAGCCTGCAAACATTCTTACCAGGTGGTCAGGCACGCCATGGCCGGTGAGGTAGGCACATCCTATATCGCTGAAGGCCTGCTCCAGCTCGCGCGTCACGCGTTCCCACTCCTGCTGGCAGGGCTCCTCTGCATGGTGCACGCCTGCAGGAGTATGGAGAGTCACGTGCTTCAGGGCCCACCTTGAGGAAGGCTTACTAACTCATTaattgtggtggttgtggtggtcacTAGAGCTCTTCACAATATATGTCAGGTACACCAGAGGTTGTATAACGAGCAGGCGGTGCTTCCCAAGGGCAACATTTAAAGGAGCTTTGCGTCTTCCCCCTGAAGGTGGCCAGGACGGCCATGGCACCCACCTAGGTCACCCACGTCCACGGTGGGCACCTTGCTGCAAGGAGGCGCCTCGCTCTGCATGTTGCTGGTTGTGTTGCAAgcggtgatgctggtggtagtTGTTCTGTTGGGGCAGGCGATGCTGTTGATGATAACAGGATGAACACTGGATCCAGATGTCACAGTCTGTTGCGTGTCTCGTGTGTAGGAAATTAGAACACATTAAGCTGAAAATAAAGTCAAGCACTGTGAATGtctatttaatttctttgatCGATGATGATATATTTTATAAATATAAAGACTTTTAACGATATGGAATCTGAGATTTATCCTAAAATTATCCTACACGAATGCGACATTCTAGGAAGGAGGTAactgagaaaaaggaaaaatttcgTCGTCATCATGAAGGAAACACAGATTTTTCATCAATATCCATATAAGCGAATCACTGAACCGTCAACCCTCAAGCATGTGGAAAGCGGCTGCAGTTCACGACGATGAGGCGTTATAGCaatataattaatgtttttagAAATAGTTCCTTGCTTCTCTTAAATGGCATTTAAATAAAGTTTTGTATATACTCGTACCATTGTATTTGTTGTAGATGATATGGTACATTTTAGTACCCACTCCACACAGCAGATTCAAATAGTGATCGTTTATAAAATGGGTCATGAATATTGCGGAGCAATAATTTGCATTGCACTCATCATGGTATATCTGGTTTTTGTTTTACCaagtatttacttatttaagtGCTCCATAACTAgttgttttgaaaaaaaaataataattttacgaagaaaaaaaaaacttttataacAATGTCAAAAAGTAACGCGCAAACAGGAGCAGAAGCCGCGGACACCAACCCCTCACTAATGTCCAACGCATACTGACTGTTGGCCCTTTTTACATGACTTTCAGCAAGGGGTTCGTGGCAGGAGCTCATTGCCGTCTAATGTCGAACAAAGTGCAAGTTTACTATGTCGACCAGGATTTTCGCCTAACgacgcttcctctctctctcagaccgaTGAATCAGTTTGCCTTCATTAATTGACAGCTGACGGAACAATGAGATCTGCCCACCCTCCACAAATTACTACCTATTCAGCGGTGTTAACATCGCAAACATTCCCGATAAGCCTCAACCCGATAAGGGATCTGTCTCACAATATGGAGTCATCAGAGACTGCTCCATCTGATAATACTGAAAGAGGCTAGAAAAATGAGTTCATCAGATCAAGCACTACCCAATAATACGGACAGGACTTTAGGTTTACAaaaggtaattctctctctctctctctctctctctctctctctctctctctctctctctctctctctctctctctctctctctctctctctcaggcgctGCGGGACGTGGCGAGGGACGCGGAGGACACGGCAGAGGCGGTAGACGTGGCCCTCAACATACGCATTGCTGAACTGAACGAGGCCAAGGCGAGACTCACGGAGAAGGACGGCATGGTGAGCCTCGCGTTACTTAGaacttctgaaacacttctcccTGTACTTCGACTACTTTTAAAGGCCTCTAGTCGAAGTTAGAcgggttttattttattttattttattatttttttctttttaacggttctagtgacagattaacaatatttgtacattattaacaggagaaacacacttgagaacccggttaatcatctctggcctttggaaatagtcgtaGTAAAACAGGAAAGCGTTTCTGAATTGAAGTCTTAAAAaggtaattttctttccttttctttcctttttttcctttggtttcttcattccttattttaattatctatttatttatttattctttttttttttactattatttgaGACTTTTGGATGGTTGGATTGCATAGGCTTGTTTCTCGAGGCCTAAAATTTTACGCTTCTttacatctccctttcctccagctTCGTCAGGAGATAGCACAGGAGGAGGTGAGCATCGCGTCGCTGCGCCAGGCCCTGCAGGACAAGGAGTCGCCCCTACAGGTGGCGCAGAGCAGACACTGGACGCGCTCCTTCAGGCCTGGCGCCGACCGCTGCCTCGACCAGCCCCACTACAGGTACTGTTGCTCCTACTGCTgcagctttctttttcttgctcttgttctttttttcttcttctgtgatATTGCGGTGTCTTATTTGAAATCAGTCAAttaatccattttcttttcctgttgttgttcaacaacaacaacaacaacaactactactactactactactactactactactactactactactactggtactagtACCACTGCGCTGGTCCTGTATAATCGGCCTGATGGTCTAGGGGTATGATTTTCGCTTAGGGTGCGAGAGGTCCCGGGTTCAAATCCCGGTCAGGCCCTCAGAGTAATgttttacagggactgccacgtgtaggtctggtgGCGTCTTGCAGattcccatatttttttcatgttcttaaattcttatgtactactacttctactactgctgctactaccaccaccaccaccaccttcaccaccaccaccaccacggccactaTGACTGCTGTTACTCCTGTCCAACTCTTCTTGTTCCCCCTCAGACTGAAGGACGAGCTTCAGGAGTTGCCACAGAGCATCGAGTCCCTTCGCGAGCGGCTGAGGGCGAGCGAGGACACCCTGGAGGACCTGCATCGCCTTCACGAGGACTTTGCCAAGGATATCCTACACCGGGAGCACACCCTGAGCCTGGAGCGTCGATGCGTCACCGTCAGGAGCGTGAGACAGACACAGGAGAAGTTGCAGGGACTGTGATGCGAAGAATGGGAGTAATGGTATGCaaaggacagaaacaactggaggaaaCTCGTAAATGGCCCCAACCCCTGACTCTGGGGAAGCAGCGAAAGGGGGTGTAATAGTATTCTCGCCAGCTAGTCAGCAAACAAAccgtcagtcagtctgttactGAGTTAGTTGATTAGTCCGTCAGTTAGTAAGTCAGTCGGGGCAGGAGGACAAGCAAGGTGTCAATCACCTAATAAGGCTACAGTAGTTACCAGTCAGTTTGTATGTAGATCAGTGAGTCATATTGTTAGTTCATTCGTcattcaattagtcagtcagtcagtcagtcagtcagtctgtctgtctgtctgtctgtcagtcagtctccgCCATGCTGGTTCCTGTAACAGTGTCGTTCTCTTTTATACTTTGAACAATTTCATGATTTTGATATCCTTATGAACATTCCTCTTCATCACACTTccgggagtagtagtagtagcataagtagtagtagtagtagtaatagtagtaatacatAAGTAACAGCAAAGAATCAGGGACTAACTCTATATACTAAAGTTACCTCTACAGAAGTGAAGAATTATTTTAAGAGTTTCAAATTAACATCAATGGATGCAGCATTTCACATCATCCGGCAATCAAGATTCAAGTTCATTGACCCTTGCATTTTTCGTTCTCTAGTGTAACGCTACAGTCTCGTAACCCCTTGAtatccctctcctctttattatcttcatttCGCAACCTCACCCCTTAACTTTCTCACTGAATGACACCCTTCGACAGAAAAATGTATCTAGATTACTTGATGCTTTTCTAATGCTTTGTACGCCACCGGTTAATCTTCCCCCGGTCAAAGATATCAGATAAGACTCAAGTATGAGTGATACGAGCTACATCTCTCACATGGTAATTATTCTTCTCAAGTTCATGATAATGTTGTATCTTATTAATCAGAAGTGTTCACTCTTGGTTGCTTCTGCTTATATTACTCATCCGGGTTTAATGTTTGAGGAATACATGCATCTCTCTACAGTAACTACGTAGTGTATTTATGACTCCCTGTTACTGCTGCTTCAGTTTAGAAGAGCATAAAGAATATTTGTCATCTATATTCTTCGTCATAGTTTACATAATTTTACTTGTATTTGCGTTCTTCTATAAgtattaacaaacaaaacttgaGCTCTTGTACTGACGACCAATGAAACAAATCTGGCACTTTTGACACTCGTATTAAGCGAGTAACGAGAGTGATAGATCGCGGGACAAGGGAATGAATGTAGTACAATAGAAGAGTCACACAAAAATGTTTCAGTCCTCCATACTGGCTCCGTTTACTGAAACACTTTGGGCTCCCACGAGGACTGCTTTTGCAGGCCACAGAGATCAGTCAGATTGTTCACTGGTCGTTTTCCTATTGGTGATGTAGTGTTGTTATTAAACCATTactagaattatgaaagcaTTTGAAAATCTcgtgatgatgcagaatccttattaaatCCTCACTAGAATTGCTATTGAAaacttcaaatttttttttgatatCGTAAAGTAACTAGCAGTGAAACGAAATTACATGATAACGACTCCTTTTAACTAGATGGTACTTTGGCGTTGTTGTCGGTGTTGTTATTAGGTAAGTTTCATGTTGTCTAAAGGATACATTTTACAAACC
This window of the Scylla paramamosain isolate STU-SP2022 chromosome 1, ASM3559412v1, whole genome shotgun sequence genome carries:
- the LOC135100093 gene encoding uncharacterized protein LOC135100093 → MQSEAPPCSKVPTVDVGDLGVHHAEEPCQQEWERVTRELEQAFSDIGCAYLTGHGVPDHLINEMLSTGVAFFKQQEEVKIRWAEDTNLHGYIKMNSERYAGAGPELHESFLFKPDSYSSCDEEAPSFMVPLVPLHEFCRTLSRRLMTCLALSVGKNRDYFVNMHQDSGTKNSLSTYRLNYYPLASGNQEDVVGFGAHSDYTTISLLYSNDSKGLQVRDSAGQWADVPYVPGTILLLAGEFLHFHSYKRFKAPMHRVVVPSEYQPGRLHRVTFGFFDHPDSHQPMWPPSEDPTSPAPPNVKDYLLAIMRRAVDIGAKK